In Plectropomus leopardus isolate mb chromosome 17, YSFRI_Pleo_2.0, whole genome shotgun sequence, the DNA window AGTCAAAAGAGAATTTTTTGGGAGTCAGTTGCGCAACCAGGCAGGCGAAAAACATTGACATCCGATCGAGGGTGGTTCTCAGTcttttgttttagatttaaagtcatttaatgACACCAGCTGCTTGAATTTCAAGTCATTCTACAACAAAGTCCAGGCTGCAGAGATACCAAAAACCCTTTTCCAAATTTGTGTCTGAGCAAActcaattacaaaaaaacaaaaaacaagtttcagTGCACATCAAAgatgatgaaatgttttattgtgagtGTTCGCCATCAACTTGTACTTTGCAAACTCGCTGTGCTTCTGGCTCCCGCCGCTTTCTGATGCTCGACCACACAGTGaccagcagcatcagcagcagggCGGCTCCGACACCTGACAGAGTGTACACCGTCACCTGAAACACTGAGAGAGAAACGTTTAAAGCGGGGGCAGGCAGAGATctggaaaaaggcaaaaaacaaaaagacaataggaaaaaacatcctcctcctgcagctctgtgtccTATGGGTATTAGGACAGAGTCCAGGTCAAGTCCATCTtcagtttttggttttctttgctGTGTAGGAAGTTGTTGACAATGCTGGAAACTGCAAATTGTTCTGCAGGATTTTCTGCTGTTGAATCAGATTTCTTTTAATGTGGATGTGCACACACATCTCTAAAACTGCCCTCCCTCTCAAATGACGCGTTTGGATCAAATCTCATGTCACAGGCCTGAAAACAGATCTAAGAGAAGGTGCAGAAGTCGAGTTTTTGGCTTGAATTACAAagtttttaatggtatttttggGACTTACTCGTCTTCTGTTTCACACACGGATTGTCCTCCAGTTCAGTGCTGTTCTGTCCCAGCAGCAGTGGTCCTAAAGAGACCAGCTGGACCTGATCGGACTCAGATATtgtctgtcttctctgtctTTCACCCTCAGACGCTGTGGAGGGACAGGCATGAGTTTACCTCATATACACAGCATGCCAAgtctaaaaatagaaaaacattcTGCAAAATACTCACAAACGATGGCGCAATGCTGTGCACATTCAACATCGTCCGTGCAGATTTCCACCCAGCAGTAAAAGTACATCTAAGTGAGAGACGTTTGCACACGTGTTTGAAGAGAGACACACTTTTAGATTATTGTAATATGTGGATGTGATAAACTTACCTCCTCCACGCTTGGATTGCCTGTTTGAGGGTCTAAGAAGGCGAAGGTCTTGACATCGAACCTCCTGACTTGTGAGTGAGAGGTGGTCCTCCTGTGGTGGCTCACGGGGACGGAGCTCCTCATGTTGTCCAGAGGGTTTGGACATCTAACCATGAGGAGGAAACATTGTTAGCAGCTGTTCACAGATTTCCCTCAGGGTGTTGCTGTGATGGCGTCCACCTTACCCGTCGTAGAGAAGCGTCCACACTGAGTGTCTGGACGCCGGGTAGGCGAAGCAATCCCGAACACGCAGGGAGAGAGTGGGGTCAAGAGACGGCTGTGCGATGGAAATCTCCACATATGCAGCTTTGCGAAGGGGCAGCGTCACTGGAAGCTGGTCGTCAGGGAAGAAAGATGTGAAAGATGCATCTAGAGGAACAAATAATCACAAAGGCCGTCACTTAGTTAAGGTTTTGAACTGGTGATTCCAAACTGTTCTGCGCGTTTACTACCTTTGGCTATTCTCATCTGCACTCTGATGGTTCCCAGTGCGACCACAGGCGGCGGGTTGGTCACTGCATACAAGGAGCGCAAGTCTGCTGCACGCTTTAAATCTGAAGCCTCGTATTCACACTGCACCTGGAGACTAAACGTTACACTTTTGAGTTTACAGGCCGCCCTGAGGAGACTTGAATTGTGATATAAATCTTGTCAGTCTTTTAAAGCGGTCAGCTTACCTGAACGGAGAATGTTTGGTTATACTTTTAACGTGACGCTCCTCCACTTCCAGCTCGTAGATCTTCACATCTCCGGCTACCTGAAAGCCAGGCAGATAGGAAAGGGTTAAGACTGTGGTTGCaaattttaagaacttttttaaaactagattttttttttatttaacatgtaaAAGAGACTTTACAATTGTTTACAAATCTGTTTAACAAcgaataataaaaaattcaaataatcattaataatgataatgataacagATAAAACGGTGTAGCAAGAGTAAGAACTTTTCTTAATTGATTATCGGTAAAATTAAAGATCAATTAATTGatcattatttaaagaaaacaaaaactttgcttgtacaaaacaatatcaaatgtACTTTTCCTCAAAGCTTAGagcaacatattgcatttaCTTTGACCGAATGATTTAATTTCAAGTGTTCGCTTAAATTCTTAATGATAATCGTTATCATCTCTAATTCAGACTCAAGCAAATAAGCCAATtactttaaccttttgaaacctgagcaaactggcgtgatttctttcaaaaacatgggaagaaggcaatgagcaactaagaatgaaatgacccaaaaaatagcaagaaatttgtaaaaaaaaaaaaaaaaaataaaaaaaataaatggaaattgtaaaaaaaaaaaaaaaaaaaaaaaaaaaaaaaacaaaaatcacaaaaaaggaaatgaccccaagaggtgcttaaaaaatattaaaattctgcaacatgattttaaatatgtaattgttatAACTAAAAAAGCTTTCTATGGCTTGCTTTCTTTGCCTGTTGGTTGGACCCTTTGTGATAAGTCCGCCTTCCTTTTTTGGCTTACTTTGCAGTAACGACAGTTGCTGTTAATGTTGGATTAGcaatttttctttgttggaCTCTCTGCAGTTGCATCAGGCTTTTACCAAAAGGGCGTGCACTTGCGTCTGCATTTGTAGAGCAGCCAGTAAGAACgccttctctctctcgctctctggtTGCCAAAGTCTCAACAGAGCCCAGAGGAAGTGCAGAAATCTAGTTTTCTCTCAGCCAACTTATTTATCATGACATTTTTCCACAGTGACGCCAAAATGAAAATGCCTACCCCGCCCTTAAGCTTATAAAAGCTTATATTTCTTTCCAAACTCTAGATGTGGTATGTTAAAATCGAGCTCCAGACGCTGACCTTCACTTTTGCGCCACAGTCTGTGACTCCGATCTTAAAGACAGCCGTGTCAGGGGTGGTGACAGCAGGGAAACACTGAGGCTGACCCCTCACTATGAGGCTGCTGGGATCGATGGCCGTGTCTGCGTCTGTGGCCTTTACCAAGAACACAAAGTGTCCGTccagagagcaggctgcaggGAGGGACGACACACATGTAGACCTTTTAAACAAGCACCATCTGGTTTTATTTGGAGGAAATGTCACAGAATCTcttaagaacaaaacaaaaagcataaaCAAATGCCAATCTCACCATTGAGTCTGTAGTAGCAGGTTAAATCCAGAGCATCATAGCAGCATCCCAGTTTGAAGCAGGCGTCCCTGGAAATGCTTTGGTGGCCACAGTCCACTCGCAGAGCTCTTTCTGCATCACAGCTTCCAGGTAACGCTGGAAAAGAGCCATGATTTTAGCGTCCTAAACTGGTGCAGGAAATTTTGTCATGTCCAACTCTTAACATCATCCTGTGGCCTGGCTTCTGCGTAATGAAACTATTCACAATTCTCAACCAGACTCCAAAGGAAATTGTgccagtttaaccctttgaaatctgagcaaactggtttgatttctgtcaaaaacatgtgaagaaggcaaagagaaacttaacaacgcataagtaaaaagttaagagaaaattaactgaaaataagcaaaaataaaaataaaaaagacaagaaaataaaacaaaaagtgcaaaaaaaatatgtatacttttttctgtgacataattttaaatagtaactataatgattataaatcaATTTtgaaggaggcaatgagcaacgtaacaagtaaaaagttgaaagaaagttacttggggcaaaaaaaaaagcaaaaaaaaaaaggtaaaaaaaacaaaaacacaataaaatgcctccaaaaagtgcaacaaaaatatccattttattctgtaacataattttaaatgtgatgaaaatgaTAACAAATCTATTTTACTGAAcatgttttccttgttttgataattttctagcAATTCCCCTTTCTTAAACCTTTTCAGGTGGTTttatttgtcaccttttactaatttcttgcaatttgtggggcttttcttgccaagtttccaCCGCCTTTTAGGCAGTGGGCTTTTAGAGCTTTTCGCCGTCTCCACTCACGTGTCGGGATAAGCCGAGTCCTCTCGCTGTGTCTCTTTATCAGAGGACAGCTGATGTTCACCCTGAACCATCGATCCTCTCCTGTCAGCTGCACCTGCAGAGGAACCACCACTTTGCTGCCctgagggtcaaaggtcagcacaATGTGGACAttaaaaacccacacacacgagtgcacacataaacatagagcaacttttttttaaagtgtgaaaataaaaataaaatcacataaataaaatgagctccctgaggttttacaaaaagTTCCTCGcatgctgacactttatttgctctttttaattcataaatatcagtggcgatcattaaaataaaactgatgcagataatctgcaaaatgccaaatattggccccaataatcagccaagTGGATAATCTGTCAGTAGAGAAGGTGTCATTTTTGACCACCTCAAAAACTTTAATACTGTCCCGTATTTTACCTCAATCTGTGCGTAGCAGCTGTCATATCTGCTGGAGAAAGTGAGGCTCTGGTTTTTCTCTCTGCCCAGTTTCACTCCACAGGATCCCTCAGCTTCAAGAACTGCGATTGTGGCCCCTGTcctgtcttaaaaaaggcaataaagcACATATATCATTGACAGATTTAATGCAAATGTTCTCAGaggttaaaaatacattattgcaacaacaacaaaaaaaaaacaaaaaaccgtACCTTTAACATGAATATTGCTTTTCACCAGCGGACCAAAAACAGCTCTCATCCTCCGGACGGAGCACGTGACCCTCGGCAGGGCGAGCTGCTCAGGTGTTTTCTTCACCTGCTTCACGGTTGAGAAGCACCAACAGGGCTCAGCTATGACggcaaaaagcaaagaaatcaaacaaagttTTGCACAATAATTCATCATCTTGTAATTTCGATGTTTTGGTTCACACGAGTTTTGGTTTTGAAATGCCACACTGGAAAGGGGGCACGTGACTTGGTTTAATCAGCGTTAATTAGTTTGAAGCTTGCAGCATCCTCCACCAGAGCACGAGAGCTTCACCACATGCAGGTATGTGCTTTTTGTAATTCatgtcatttaaacaaaaagttgAAATGATGTCACACCTGTGCACCCTGAGTCCGTGTATCATCCGTCCATTCATTATTCAACACTGgcaaactaaaaaataacaaaactgtgAGAATTTCGGgagtttctgttgttttttttctgtagaaaccgaatatttaaaaaaaagacgttTATTTCCTCGTTGTGAGTTTGaaaggaaaaatcaaataaaccaGAAAAcggaaaacaaaataacaagtgAAATTTACGTTGTAACTTTTACGCACAGAATTGAGCAGGCCAAAGCTGGAAAGTGAAACAAGTATCCATGGTAACGAAAGCAGCACGCACCTAGTGCACcagaataaacaacaaaaacaataaaaatctcTTGAAGGGCTGTGCACGCacccaaaaaaagtgaattCTCCACCGGTGTCCCCTCCAAACCataagaaatgagaaaataaatatttaaaaacaaagattaaaaacatttttctttacaagCAAACAATGAGAAAACACACGTCTTTTTTCCCAATATTTGGTTTctacagaaaagcaaaaacCCGAAATTCTCACtcgttttttagttttttagtttgccAGTCAGaattgaataattgaatgaaCAGATGATACACGGACCCTTTAAAAAGGACAGACTGAGCtgttaattaataaaaaggtcaatgtttaaatattacatatcATGCTGAGCACGTGGTGTCCTCGGGGAGTCATTAAATGACATCATTGCATAACTCAAAGggcttcacctcctctctctccctccctatGGCAGTGCTTGTACCCATCTAATTGTTACATAAGCAATCTTAAACCTTTATTCACTGCTGCATCCTACCAGGACTTCCATTTATGCTTTTCCAATACGTCTGTGATTACTATTTAAAGtcaattatttattcaaataacTGGAACAAATGTTAGAATAAGCTGCCTACAAGTTATCAGTTAGGGACGGTTTTTTATGTATTAGAGGATGGGGATGTGGTGTGACCtagtttttattaatattatcaatattaatgcttacttttatttttatttatgtatttttattcccTCCTCGAAGCTATAAATATTAAGCCTCATGAGTGACTGGGGAACATGCTTGACcccatgattttgttttttggtaagACATCTGTCAGGTGTCACAGATTATCGGTCTGGCCAATTATTggagctgatatttggcattttgctgatttctgTATTGacgttttatttaaatgatcctagataaaaattaactgaaaagtacaaagaaagtgtcaacatgggcggaacttttactttaaaaattaacagggtgctgcttttttttaattttttttatttttaatgaataaaataaagtttcagtTTCCACATGACTTAAAAATCGTTGCTGCGAActtgtatatgatgttgaaagtttcagttttcattaaCCATTttcaaaaggcatttaaatacagtttcatgttgaagtttgttatattctaaatattaacagaaagattttcattttttttattttttaattcatattttaaatgcgtataggttccaaatatcggtttaCTGGTCTCATTAACGACTAATAACCAGTAttgtatcagccctgaaaaacccaAAACGGTCAACCCCTAATATCTGTAGTTTTACTTCAAGTGTGTATTCCAGTTACTTCATCCACCTCTGTTTACACTCTATCAGATGTCAGACAATGATCTAAATGTGCAGGACAAACATGTTTGTATGTTAATGATGTGTTGACTCATGTGTTGACTGTCTCGCGGTAAATCACGCGTTGTCGTGACGTGGCCCGGTGACGTTTCCGGGGCATCCCTGAGAGTCGGGCCGACGGTCAGAGTTTATCAGCGGCAGAGCACAAGACGTCTCCACAAACATGGCTCTGAATCGGAATCACTCGCAAAACGGCGGAGTTTTGGTGAACAGCGgagaaaggtgtgtgtgtgtttgtgctttcacCGCGTTTATCGCGTTAAATAACCAGCTGTCGCGTCTTTTTGGGGCTTGTTTACCTTCTAGTTTCAGTGCGTAGTCACAAATCAAACCGCTAGCCTCCCGTTAGCTGGCCTGGCTAACATTAGCAGAGCTAGTAAACACATTTGTTCCACTTGTTTTGCGTTAGCTGTGTGAGTCATATCgtagtaattttaaatattatgcgTTTAAACGTTGGTTATTTAACTTTGACGTCTTAGGCTCCCAGTATTTTGACAGCTAGCAAGATGGCTAAATTGCAACGTTAGCCAACAATCCAAACAGGAAGTCGCGGTTGCTGTCGTTGTAATGTTGACATATGTAACGTTGTGTAAAATGGGTTAGCTTCGTGTTGTGACATTTAGTAGTTCCCAACAGTTCCGTCCGGCATAGCAGTGCTTTTGTAATAACATTTTATCAGTAAATATCTCATAATGGTTGCATGCTGATTATCATTATTTCGTATAAAGTGCAGAACTGGGACACTTAACTTGCTTTGTTTGagggtttcaggacatttttagtgttttatcaCGGTCTGAGGATTTTCGAACaactctaggattttagggtctTTATGGGATTAGagcacatttccaggattttaggacttttgtggtatttttggatgtttctctgagatttagacatttctaggagttgaggatgtttccaggattttaggatatttactgaatttttggatgtttctaggatttttggacgtaGGTGGTTTATAgtactttaggacatttctacagttTTTTGCATACTTCTcatattttagaacatttctatgattttaggatattttcagtgtttttgcatgtttcaaggattttctaAAATTctaaggattttaagatgtttctaggattgtagagCATTTCTAGAGTTTAGTACATtattgggattttaggatgtttccaggattttaggacgttaccAGGattattggatgttttttaagattttaggatgtttctaggacagGACGTGGCTTAGCTAAGACCTCTGTTGGAATTTGGcacatgtttttgtgcatgacaaacaataaacaatcaGTTAACCACCTGCTTCTTCTTTTGCCAGTGTTTTAAGGGAATGTAAGAATGTGGAGCTGACATTCAGCGATGTTTCCTGCAAGACAGATCTGCTCAAGGGGACCAAGAAAGGCACCATTTATCTCACACCATACAGGGTACAACCAAAATACATTAACATATGTAACATTCTGCTGCCGTCTTCGTAATTGGAAAGTTTGCAGTGTTCATAACAGTTGTAACTCTCCCCACTCTCTctggtctcttttttttcaatcactTGATTTagttgctgtttgtgtccagtAACACCAAGGACTGCCTGGGTTCAGCCATGTTCCCCTATTATCTGATGAAGGGCTGCAGCATTGAGCAGCCGGTCTTTGCAGCCAACTACATCAAAGGGACAGTGTCAGCTGAGCCTGGTGGTAggttaacttttgtttttactcgcAACCACTTATGTATTATTTCACACAAGGTTATATTCATATTGTAAAACACAACAGATTTTAAGTGCATTATATCTGTCAAAGTGAATGAATggaccaataaaaaaaactgaagtgtagctgtctgtattttttctaaatctctTTGACTGTCATCAGGTGGCTGGGAGGGCCAGGCCCATTTCAAGATGTCATTCCCCAGTGGAGGAGCCATAGAGGTCGGACAGCATCTCTTTAAACTGGCCACAAATGGTTCGTATGCTAGTTTTCATAATCACTCTGCCCCAAGTCGTACAATGCCAAATATTTAATGAGTATTCCTTCATACAGGGGTGAAAGGGATAATTTAAGAAATCGTCACCTAAGTAACAATACCATATTGCAAAAGTACAACTTTCAAGTCAGGCTCAAAACACCACATTCATTTTTACACAGTGGTAACATTTGAGCTATGAATGTAATTTTCAGCTCCTCGTGAACTGGTGCACATAATTTGGAACAGCTGTCAACTTAACTGCATTAAACTCAGAGGAGTTAAGAAgtcctgatttaaaaaagaaaaaaaatatcaatgcaTGTAAACAGAAAACGTGTTTCAAGCCCTATTTCAAGGTTGATATCGTAACTGtgaacaaataataaatgtacTGAAGGTATGCCCCAAAAAGAGGAGTTAATAAGTGGCCTGAGTTTTATTGATGCACTTCTCCATAGGCTgttgtatatgtatattaatAACGCATAAACTCTTTTTCTCATGCTGTATTTCAGCTTCTCGTGCTGCTCCAGCACAAAACGGTGCCGCCTCTTACGGATATCCTTCACCTGGCATGATGAACGGCTACGGCccacctccacctgctcctCAAGGCTATTCTTACACACCCTCTCCTCAGCAGAATGGATTCTACCAGGGTCCCCCCCCTGCTGCTGCTAACATGGGCTACCCCCATccaacagctgctgcaggtacACAATTCAGTCATTTCTTATAAGACGTTTGTATGTGCTTTTTGGTCGGTCAAACACGAAGTGAATATCAACTTAAAGAACCATAACTTAAGGTTGTGcccactttctttctttctttgttcaattttttttcactttctgtgttTCGTTCTTTCACTTTCGCTTTCTGTAATGCAGAATAGTTTCTTTAAGCAACTTCTTTTCTGACAACCCCTgaataaatgatattttatggatttttatataatattcaaTGTACACAAtaactgcaagaaattggtgTAAAACGAACAATTTGGATGATTTTTGAGCAGatttatttgtgtgaaataGCATCAGATGAGTTTTCCTGATATATTTTTAGGGACTTTTACACagtattatataattattatatatttctatgTCTAGTGGTCACACACTCAataggattatttttttgacaaattaggatttttttatgcTTGGCCACAGTTGTTTAGGTCTTTGGTTGTTGCATGTGTATATAATgcacacatatttttctttgtttacacttttttcattaaatgtcctcaaattttgTATGTAAAAACCCTTCAGGCACAAATAATGCCTGCcatttctctttccctctgtggtggcgtgtagttttttttcactcacttgttttttttgtgtctctacTGTTGAACTGATTGCCCCCACAGACTGTTACCTCATCTGACCTTGAAACACAATctgtccctctctttttctgttgtcttcCATGTTCCAGGAATGTACCCATCTGGTTTCGACTACATGGCTCCACCTCCCCCCTACCCTGGGCCGCCCCAAAATTGGGCTGCACCCCCCCAGAACTGGGCAGCAGCGCCACCACCACCTCCAggtctatttctctctcttccctctgtattttttcctctctgtacGTCTGTGTCACTGCACCCGTCAGATCTGATCCGTCTCCCTCAAAGTGAATCACTTCCAAGCACGCCACCCAAAAAGGGGTGCTGATGTCTCATTCGCTACACGTCAAAATTACAAAGGATAAACAATCTCCCCTCGCCCTCCCCACACTAGTACGTCGTGGATTCAGTGAAAACGGTCTCACCCTGCACGCGGGGGGTGAGCTTGGTACACTGTGCTGAAATGTCACTTTGGTATATCTCTATTTTAGGACTAGCTTGAGTAGGACGTTTTCCTCTCTGCGTCCTCAGGGTGCGCCGGTAGATTTTGTCTCAAGGATTCCTGGAGCTGTCAGTTGTTGTGCTTCACATGACTAACACTGCTCTCCTCGCATCAGTTCTCCTAACAGTGTTTGGAGCTTTAGCGTCTGTTCCTAAATATGTTCAGCGGTCGTCACTGTCTTGTATTTATCTCCCCGTCTTTGTCATATCTCATTTTCTGCACAGGTAACTCCAAAGCGGCTGAAGCAGCTGGCAGCGCGTATTACAATCCCAAC includes these proteins:
- the LOC121957010 gene encoding zona pellucida sperm-binding protein 4-like, which translates into the protein MMNYCAKLCLISLLFAVIAEPCWCFSTVKQVKKTPEQLALPRVTCSVRRMRAVFGPLVKSNIHVKDRTGATIAVLEAEGSCGVKLGREKNQSLTFSSRYDSCYAQIEGSKVVVPLQVQLTGEDRWFRVNISCPLIKRHSERTRLIPTPLPGSCDAERALRVDCGHQSISRDACFKLGCCYDALDLTCYYRLNACSLDGHFVFLVKATDADTAIDPSSLIVRGQPQCFPAVTTPDTAVFKIGVTDCGAKVKVAGDVKIYELEVEERHVKSITKHSPFSLQVQCEYEASDLKRAADLRSLYAVTNPPPVVALGTIRVQMRIAKDASFTSFFPDDQLPVTLPLRKAAYVEISIAQPSLDPTLSLRVRDCFAYPASRHSVWTLLYDGCPNPLDNMRSSVPVSHHRRTTSHSQVRRFDVKTFAFLDPQTGNPSVEEMYFYCWVEICTDDVECAQHCAIVSSEGERQRRQTISESDQVQLVSLGPLLLGQNSTELEDNPCVKQKTMFQVTVYTLSGVGAALLLMLLVTVWSSIRKRREPEAQRVCKVQVDGEHSQ
- the wbp2nl gene encoding postacrosomal sheath WW domain-binding protein — encoded protein: MALNRNHSQNGGVLVNSGESVLRECKNVELTFSDVSCKTDLLKGTKKGTIYLTPYRLLFVSSNTKDCLGSAMFPYYLMKGCSIEQPVFAANYIKGTVSAEPGGGWEGQAHFKMSFPSGGAIEVGQHLFKLATNASRAAPAQNGAASYGYPSPGMMNGYGPPPPAPQGYSYTPSPQQNGFYQGPPPAAANMGYPHPTAAAGMYPSGFDYMAPPPPYPGPPQNWAAPPQNWAAAPPPPPGNSKAAEAAGSAYYNPNDPHNVYMPMERPPPYAPYPNSPDKKSN